A window of the Candida orthopsilosis Co 90-125, chromosome 1 draft sequence genome harbors these coding sequences:
- a CDS encoding Sgo1 protein, which yields MARKADLGEPRGDLSRRTTIHNSVSQPLHQHSLNDDESTITTSSQLQQYINQNKVLARRNGILSSRITELEEKVTSLNDELTRLRKNDALKSALELVEKNLVNSFNVSMKQLQRIRVDNRMHLSAGEQTVASTKYKSDFIKKNEESKSSMSKESTVPKLKSKPVIAQHTPTIKNGPDVQKKSEIPEFFKKDDQFDSTSKLLTILDESDSEDMFDIRQVGVFAKEPTVIIDEDNDKDNKPDTEVVHNAVADKSNQESKNNGDDKDDFLAEFGRHESSFVEESKDKGESRYKENVESKQTTKKRSSIMPDMSDYEALLESLKFKGDSNEVHKEDDEEVQERGEDSAINARKKTDELKQRTRSSRKSKTNLDNEIQGEMVGDNTMLVTNSATEIEKEGELQISENIAEPDGKVNSRATSMKRATPTPPSRSKQRRSKRIQIKEDSPAVDQKGSELTATTEPKFFQKEGIQHAIEPEVIELDQSPDKYIEKGVTSEGRGGKRKPLSNLTTNVNKPTKKRKQTRRNEDWGLDIFDLRNA from the coding sequence ATGGCAAGGAAAGCAGATCTTGGAGAGCCCAGAGGTGATCTATCGCGAAGAACGACGATACACAATTCAGTATCACAGCCATTGCACCAACACAGTTTAAATGACGatgaatcaacaataacaacttcatcacaactacaacaatacatcaaccaaaacaaagtgCTTGCGCGCCGCAATGGGATATTGTCATCTCGAATCACTGAACTAGAGGAGAAGGTTACCTCATTGAATGATGAGCTCACGAGACTTCGGAAGAATGACGCGCTTAAACTGGCACTTGAACTAGTGGAGAAGAATTTGGTTAACAGTTTTAATGTCAGTatgaaacaattgcaacGAATACGTGTGGATAATAGAATGCATCTAAGCGCAGGAGAGCAGACAGTTGCTTCTACTAAATATAAATCtgatttcatcaagaaaaatGAAGAACTGAAGTCACTGATGTCAAAAGAGTCTACAGTACCAAAGTTAAAATCCAAACCCGTGATAGCCCAACATACTCCCACTATCAAAAATGGACCTGACGTACAGAAGAAGTCTGAAATCCcagaatttttcaaaaaagatGACCAGTTTGATTCCACAAGCAAACTCTTGACTATTTTGGATGAACTGGATTCGGAGGATATGTTTGATATAAGACAGGTTGGTGTGTTTGCAAAAGAACCAACTGTCATTATTGATGAGGATAACGATAAAGATAATAAACCCGATACTGAGGTGGTGCACAATGCTGTGGCGGATAAATCAAACCAAGAAAGCAAGAataatggtgatgataaagatgaCTTTTTAGCTGAGTTTGGTCGCCACGAGTCGTCATTTGTAGAGGAGAGTAAAGATAAGGGAGAAAGTAGATACAAAGAGAACGTTGAgtcaaaacaaacaacaaagaagcGACTGTCAATCATGCCCGATATGCTGGATTACGAAGCtcttttggaaagtttgaaatttaaaGGTGATTCGAATGAGGTACATAAggaagatgatgaggaagtACAGGAAAGAGGTGAGGACAGTGCCATAAATGCTAGGAAGAAGACAGACGAGTTAAAGCAGAGAACACGTAGTTCTAGAAAAAGCAAAACGAATCTCGACAATGAGATCCAGGGCGAAATGGTGGGTGACAATACTATGCTCGTTACAAATAGTGCAACTGAGATAGAGAAGGAAGGTGAATTACAAATATCTGAGAACATCGCTGAGCCGGACGGCAAGGTAAATTCAAGAGCAACTTCCATGAAGAGAGCTACACCAACACCCCCTTCAAGATCAAAACAGAGAAGACTGAAGAGAATCCAGATCAAAGAAGATTCACCAGCGGTTGATCAAAAAGGTAGTGAATTGACCGCAACTACTGAACCAAAGTTTTTCCAGAAGGAGGGTATCCAACATGCGATTGAACCCGAGgtaattgaattggatcaaTCTCCAGATAAGTATATTGAGAAGGGTGTAACGTCAGAAGGTAGGGGTGGAAAGAGAAAAcctctttcaaatttaacCACAAACGTCAACAAACCAACCAAGAAACGTAAACAAACAAGACGTAATGAAGATTGGGGTCTTGATATCTTTGACCTTCGAAATGcgtaa
- a CDS encoding Rpf2 pre-rRNA processing protein, whose amino-acid sequence MIRTIKPKNARSKRALAKKEAKLVENTKSALFVPGSTGNKLLHDAMCDLMALKKPFAKKFSKKNEIRPFEDATELEFFAEKNDSSLMVFSSHNKKRPNTLVFTRFFNHKVYDMIELSIQNNAKLLQDFKKLTFTIGLKPMFVFNGPAFDNHPVYQQLKSIFMDFYRGEETDLQDVAGLQCIISLSVGEIEDSNNEKDLPNVHFRVYRLKTFKSGQKLPRVELDEIGPRFDFKIGRRRTPAPEVEKEALRKPKQLEAKTKKNISTDFMGDKVAQIHVGKQDLSKLQTRKMKGLKERYDISESEEGEEGEENEDDVYVSDEEYFADEVEEPETKRQKV is encoded by the coding sequence ATGATCAGGACAATCAAGCCAAAGAACGCTCGTTCCAAGAGAGCTTTAGCCAAGAAGGAAGCCAAGCTTGTTGAGAATACGAAATCTGCCCTTTTTGTTCCAGGATCTACTGGTAACAAACTTCTTCACGATGCCATGTGTGATTTAATGGCTTTAAAAAAGCCATTTGCAAAGAAATTCtccaaaaagaatgaaataAGACCATTTGAAGATGCTactgaattggaattttttGCCGAAAAGAATGATTCCTCATTAATGGTGTTTTCATCTCATAATAAGAAAAGACCAAATACGTTGGTATTCACCAGATTCTTTAACCATAAAGTTTATGATATGATTGAGTTGTCGATACAGAACAATGCCAAGTTGTTACAAGACTTCAAGAAGCTCACATTCACAATCGGATTGAAACCAATGTTTGTGTTTAATGGTCCTGCATTCGATAACCATCCAGTTTATCAGCAActtaaatcaatttttatGGATTTCTATCGTGGCGAGGAGACAGATTTACAAGATGTTGCAGGTCTACAATGTATAATATCCCTTTCGGTTGGGGAAATAGAAGATTCCAATAACGAAAAAGATTTGCCAAATGTTCATTTCAGAGTATATAGATTAAAGACATTTAAATCAGGACAAAAGTTACCCAGAGTTGAATTAGATGAAATTGGACCtagatttgatttcaaaatcggtagaagaagaacaccagcaccagaagttgaaaaggaAGCCCTTagaaaaccaaaacaattgGAGGCAAAGACCAAGAAGAATATTAGTACAGACTTCATGGGTGATAAGGTTGCCCAAATACATGTTGGTAAGCAAGATTTGAGTAAGCTTCAAACTAGAAAGATGAAGGGTTTGAAGGAAAGGTATGACATCAGTGAAAGCGAAGAAGGAGAGGAAGGGGAAGAAAATGAGGATGATGTTTATGTATCAGATGAGGAATATTTTGCCGATGAGGTAGAAGAGCCAGAAACTAAAAGGCAAAAAGTATAG
- a CDS encoding Nup133 protein (S. cerevisiae homolog NUP133 has role in mRNA export from nucleus, nuclear pore organization, chromosome localization and localizes to Nup107-160) has protein sequence MTSIFKPRPGKSSISAEKSNIPSAEELTKNKFYCVSRLPGLPSVFKTTSFSNAYSDSESNYAVVVSDESIYVWCYKSIDTSPLSIHFPIDKSLFELPVAILTRPSSGTDQDPGLLMVDSITGLIKFYESVQHAPTLGLINDKSLELQMNLQPNEHITLVENVEPAGIAVATSLQRCILISLRDYKSKPHLSTIELANPHKGFLSKFFRHNEGDIVAIRSAKVENNDTSQVIIILDSVGSLYSVTYHLLSSTAAPYVDKSSSFKQTLSIDPDTYPGSGPAAKFLDIWPMKDDNYFLALVRSSDAILLATFRADKSGALYYGSHHLKTNEIITTTPRLFLPRPGKTAFVIIGNSVIMTDLDTSYIEPKDTFTYTKPRWEDVIRFNPATNAIGFGYENRSVNANPSIIVITENYGVLRVEKFPETSKKEINYDQASLVKSHIEQAIFFSDSMEIDFDLIQKVDRSVVHNVVNSIMKEVMTSSSPYLPDTLPVTTDLTQLKVKILTELIAFCQRNFSNDAPMIAEVVKNLEKTNCALNLWKYLDANEAYMNEFKKVLPEPRQFFISEIENIGEVLASFIGRLKETALSTSSLIVSTLYDGVYLNSVRYSGGVGKLWLFDTDLLKNVESQFTQAYVVGNHNDKHDAFCIVQLLYYFFTKAIKFTKDQRIDDKYQEYNKLYEEKKNGWTTALLKLGLIEEATDIADKYHDFASLARIMDTQRETRSVEDLNYGFYFEEFGYPFAASVYEYYIKKNEIQKLLLEFSNYKPFLLKFFEENPKLTSNVSWIRYLVDGNFTQASKALGLAESYNSESIDNQLTQLSLGKLSAEAAGSHTVKEFNDELMKVRYQIVIRNAVAGDGRIAAIKQTNFVDHFINANISKSNAKSLAANVFDALVENYRLPESLLIELLTIIEPKFLTNNGFVYALKVAQTFSNEEVVREYINIILLRLLTLGTEAKYNTNGTDEEIKREVESSLLFKTLSKQPHVITHLNQLLQNVELSGSLNQPLSDFNNGLLDKLRKRLNNDSFKIWVHLVEEQAKIILI, from the coding sequence ATGACGTCAATATTCAAACCTCGTCCTGGGAAGTCCAGTATTCTGGCAGAGAAGTCTAATATTCCCAGTGCTGAAGAGCTCACCAAGAATAAATTCTATTGTGTATCACGGTTGCCAGGATTACCCAgtgttttcaaaaccacCTCCTTTTCCAATGCCTATTCAGATTCTGAATCAAATTATGCAGTTGTTGTCAGTGATGAATCAATCTACGTATGGTGttacaaatcaattgatacGTCTCCCCTTTCCATTCATTTCCCCATCGACAAatcattgtttgaattaCCAGTGGCTATTTTAACTCGTCCATCAAGTGGGACGGATCAAGATCCAGGTCTTTTGATGGTTGACTCAATTACAGGGCTAATTAAATTTTACGAAAGTGTTCAACATGCACCAACTTTGGGATTGATCAATGATAAGTCATTAGAATTACAAATGAATCTTCAACCAAATGAACATATAACATTGGTCGAAAATGTTGAGCCAGCGGGAATAGCTGTGGCAACTTCGCTACAAAGGTGTATCCTCATCTCACTCAGGGATTACAAAAGTAAACCGCACTTGTCAACGATAGAATTGGCCAATCCGCACAAGGGTTTCCTTTCGAAATTTTTTAGACATAATGAAGGTGATATCGTGGCAATAAGATCTGCCAAAGTGGAGAACAACGACACATCACAggttattattattttggaCTCAGTTGGCTCATTGTACTCAGTGACTTATCATTTGTTGTCATCAACAGCAGCCCCATATGTTGACAAGTCCTCCTCGTTCAAGCAAACATTATCCATTGACCCAGACACCTACCCCGGCAGTGGACCTGCAGCAAAGTTTTTAGACATTTGGCCGATGAAAGATGACAATTACTTTCTTGCCTTGGTACGATCGAGCGATGCTATATTGTTAGCAACGTTTCGTGCTGATAAATCTGGTGCGCTATACTATGGCTcccatcatttgaaaactaATGAAATCATCACAACGACACCACGGCTATTCTTACCCAGACCTGGAAAAACCGCGTTTGTTATTATTGGTAACTCAGTTATCATGACGGATTTGGATACGTCTTACATAGAGCCAAAAGATACCTTTACATACACAAAACCACGTTGGGAGGACGTAATCAGATTCAATCCTGCGACAAATGCAATAGGGTTTGGATATGAAAATCGAAGCGTGAATGCAAACCCGTCCATAATAGTTATTACTGAAAATTATGGTGTTTTGAGAGTGGAAAAGTTCCCGGAAACTTCCAAAAAGGAGATCAACTATGATCAAGCTTCGCTTGTAAAATCACACATTGAACAAGCAATATTCTTTTCTGATTCTATggagattgattttgatttgatacAAAAAGTTGATAGATCAGTGGTACACAATGTTGTTAACTCTATCATGAAAGAAGTCATGACTTCGTCGTCGCCTTATTTACCTGATACGCTTCCGGTGACAACGGACTTGACTCAACTAAAGGTGAAGATCTTGACTGAGTTGATTGCGTTTTGTCAGCGCAACTTCTCCAACGATGCACCCATGATTGCTGAAGTAGTTaagaatttggaaaagacaAACTGTGCTTTGAACTTGTGGAAATACCTTGATGCTAATGAGGCGTACATGAACGAATTTAAGAAGGTTTTGCCTGAACCAAGACAGTTTTTCATTtcagaaattgaaaatatagGAGAGGTATTGGCCTCGTTCATCGGCCGATTAAAAGAAACCGCCCTTTCGACCTCCTCCTTGATAGTGAGTACCCTTTATGACGGCGTGTATTTGAACAGTGTGAGGTATAGTGGTGGAGTTGGAAAGTTGTGGTTATTCGACACTGACTTACTCAAGAATGTTGAATCACAATTTACGCAAGCATACGTTGTTGGGAATCACAATGATAAACACGATGCGTTTTGCATTGTTCAACTCTTGTACTATTTCTTTACCAAGGCTATAAAGTTCACGAAGGATCAAAGAATCGATGATAAGTATCAAGAGTATAACAAGTTGTatgaggaaaagaaaaacgGTTGGACAACTGCATTATTAAAGTTGGGATTAATAGAGGAAGCAACGGACATTGCAGACAAATATCATGATTTTGCATCCCTTGCGAGGATAATGGATACACAGAGAGAGACAAGATCAGTCGAAGATTTGAACTATGGGTTCtactttgaagaatttggGTATCCGTTTGCTGCCAGTGTTTACGAATATTATATTaagaaaaatgaaattcaaaagttgttgttggagttTAGCAATTACAAgccttttcttttaaaattttttgagGAGAATCCAAAATTGACATCGAATGTTTCATGGATACGATACTTGGTTGATGGAAACTTTACACAAGCATCAAAAGCGTTGGGCTTGGCTGAGTCATACAATTCAGAACTGATTGATAATCAGTTAACACAGCTCTCTTTGGGTAAGCTATCAGCAGAAGCAGCTGGCTCTCACACCGTGAAGGAGtttaatgatgaattaatGAAAGTTCGCTATCAGATTGTGATACGAAATGCTGTTGCAGGGGATGGGAGAATCGCTGCTATCAAGCAAACAAACTTTGTTGAtcacttcatcaatgcCAATATCAGTAAATCAAATGCTAAATCCCTAGCAGCAAACGTGTTTGATGCATTGGTTGAAAACTATCGATTGCCAGAGCTGTTATTAATTGAATTATTGACGATTATTGAACCAAAGTTTTTGACCAACAATGGCTTTGTATACGCTTTGAAAGTGGCAcaaacattttcaaatgaagaGGTTGTTCGCGAGTATATCAATATTATATTATTACGTCTATTAACATTGGGCACGGAAGCTAAGTACAACACTAATGGCACCGACGAGGAGATCAAACGTGAAGTTGAATCAAGtttattgttcaaaactCTTCTGAAGCAGCCACACGTCATCACTCATTTAAATCAGCTATTGCAGAACGTTGAATTAAGTGGTAGCTTGAATCAACCTTTATCTGATTTTAATAATGGCTTGCTTGACaagttgagaaaaagaCTCAACAATGATTCTTTCAAGATATGGGTGCATTTAGTCGAAGAACAAGCCAAAATCATCTTAATTTGA
- a CDS encoding Dad2 protein (essential subunit of the Dam1 (DASH) complex, acts in chromosome segregation by coupling kinetochores to spindle microtubules; similar to C. parapsilosis CPAR2_206530 and C. albicans DAD2) — MAKQNTAIYQKIAEKRANLELLREFKTLTDELANELEIIGDRLETMRDGTSSVALILSNWQRIIQSISLASLSLLKSTNDGPNGVVDRDAYPEPLIRINLDDNEQEGEIDNEDEDEGLEEREEVS, encoded by the coding sequence AtggcaaaacaaaacacaGCTATATATCAAAAGATTGCCGAAAAGAGAGCTAATTTGGAACTTCTACGAGAATTCAAAACGTTAACCGACGAATTGGctaatgaattggaaataaTTGGTGATCGTTTAGAAACGATGAGAGATGGGACAAGTAGTGTCGCGTTAATCCTTTCAAACTGGCAACGAATAATCCAATCTATATCATTGGCATCGCTAAGTTTGTTAAAGCTGACTAATGATGGACCAAATGGAGTGGTTGATCGAGACGCGTATCCCGAACCTCTAATCAGGATAAATTTAGATGACAATGAACAGGAGGGTGAAATCGATAATGAGGACGAGGACGAGGGATTAGAAGAGCGTGAAGAAGTTAGCTAA
- a CDS encoding Cdc21 thymidylate synthase, whose translation MTVPINKAEQAYLDLCQRIIDEGEHRPDRTGTGTKSLFAPPQLRFDLSNDSFPLLTTKRVFSKGIIHELLWFVAGSTDAKILSEKGVKIWEGNGSREFLDNLGLTHRREGDLGPVYGFQWRHFGAEYQDCDTDYTGQGFDQLQDVIKKLKTNPYDRRIIMSAWNPPDFPLMALPPCHVFCQFYVSFPNNYQQTPDANTTKQAKTSSRPKLSCLLYQRSCDMGLGVPFNIASYALLTKMIAHVVDMDCGEFIHTLGDAHVYLDHIDALKEQMTRIPKQFPKLVIKEGRKEEIKNIDDFKFEDFEIVGYEPYPSIKMKMSV comes from the coding sequence ATGACTGTCCCTATCAACAAAGCAGAGCAAGCATATTTGGATCTTTGTCAGCGAATCATCGATGAAGGGGAGCACAGACCTGATAGGACAGGAACTGGTACCAAATCCCTCTTTGCTCCACCACAATTACGATTTGATTTGTCAAATGATTCATTCCCTTTACTCACTACTAAACGAGTGTTTTCCAAAGGCATAATTCACGAACTTTTGTGGTTTGTAGCTGGATCTACCGATGCCAAGATTTTGAGTGAAAAAGGGGTCAAGATATGGGAAGGTAATGGTCTGCGAGAATTTTTGGACAACTTGGGATTAACTCATCGTCGTGAAGGTGATTTGGGACCAGTTTATGGTTTCCAATGGAGACATTTTGGTGCTGAATATCAAGATTGTGATACCGACTACACCGGCCAAggatttgatcaattacaagatgtaatcaagaaattgaagacTAATCCGTATGATCGAAGAATTATCATGTCAGCTTGGAATCCTCCTGATTTCCCATTGATGGCATTACCTCCATGTCATgtattttgtcaattttacGTAAGTTTCCCTAATaattatcaacaaactccGGATGCTAATACCACCAAGCAAGCAAAAACATCAAGCAGACCAAAATTATCCTGTTTATTATATCAAAGATCGTGTGACATGGGATTGGGTGTCCCATTCAATATTGCATCCTATGCATTACTTACCAAGATGATTGCACATGTGGTAGATATGGACTGCGGAGAGTTTATTCATACCCTAGGTGATGCTCATGTATACTTGGATCATATTGATGCATTGAAGGAGCAAATGACGAGAATTCCAAAACAATTCCCTAAATTGGTTATTAAAGAGGGTAGAAAAGAGGAGATTAaaaacattgatgatttcaagtttgaagattttgaaattgttggatatGAACCGTATCCTTCgatcaaaatgaaaatgagtGTTTGA